From one Pseudomonadota bacterium genomic stretch:
- a CDS encoding DsbA family oxidoreductase, translating to MIIDVFSDPICPWCFIGKRRMERAFIDLPASERPHVRWRAFMLNPEMPPDGMERNAYLARKFGSGQRAAELYDVIAQTGFEEGILFAFGDIARTPSTLNAHRLIRFADDKGVQNDIVTDLFERYFLKGEDIGDPDVLRDAAEQVGLDGNAVAAFLESDEERDAVLADHNLAQHIGISGVPCFILDGRYAVSGAQSPDVFKRMIETATLTAAE from the coding sequence ATGATTATCGACGTCTTCTCCGATCCGATCTGTCCCTGGTGTTTCATCGGAAAGCGCCGGATGGAGCGTGCCTTCATCGACCTGCCGGCGAGCGAGCGGCCCCATGTGCGCTGGCGCGCCTTCATGCTGAACCCGGAAATGCCGCCTGACGGCATGGAACGCAACGCGTATCTGGCGCGCAAGTTCGGCAGTGGCCAACGCGCCGCGGAGCTTTACGACGTGATCGCCCAAACCGGTTTCGAGGAAGGCATCCTATTTGCCTTCGGCGATATTGCCCGCACACCCAGCACGCTCAACGCCCATCGCCTGATCCGCTTCGCCGACGACAAGGGTGTTCAGAACGACATCGTCACCGATCTGTTCGAGCGTTACTTCCTGAAGGGCGAGGATATCGGCGACCCCGATGTGTTGCGGGATGCGGCGGAACAGGTCGGTCTTGATGGCAATGCTGTCGCCGCTTTCCTGGAAAGCGATGAGGAACGCGACGCGGTTCTCGCCGATCACAACCTGGCGCAGCATATCGGCATCAGCGGCGTGCCTTGCTTCATTCTGGATGGCCGCTATGCGGTCTCCGGCGCGCAGTCACCGGACGTCTTCAAACGCATGATCGAGACGGCGACACTAACCGCCGCCGAATAG
- a CDS encoding Fe2+-dependent dioxygenase, translating to MLKIIRQIISPEEVAAVRDAAKAGEFVDGMNSAGFLVADRKMNEELAVGAQGREQLVRMLLARLWQNKTLQVLARPRRIMPPIMSRYRPGMHYGDHMDNAIMGGAQPFRVDCSITIFLEDPDSYEGGELIIDTAPGTQRIKLPPGDAILYPTHFIHRVDEVTQGERLAVVTWIESTVRDPARRQILFELAAVAEDLHQRAPESDAFMTLEKARFNLLRMWADT from the coding sequence ATGCTCAAGATCATACGCCAGATCATCTCACCGGAGGAAGTCGCGGCGGTCCGCGACGCGGCGAAGGCCGGTGAATTCGTTGACGGCATGAATTCCGCCGGTTTTCTGGTCGCCGATCGCAAGATGAACGAAGAACTGGCTGTTGGCGCGCAGGGCCGCGAACAACTGGTCCGCATGCTTCTGGCCAGGCTGTGGCAGAACAAGACCTTGCAGGTCCTGGCCAGACCGCGGCGCATCATGCCGCCGATCATGAGCCGCTATCGCCCGGGCATGCACTACGGCGATCACATGGACAACGCCATCATGGGCGGCGCCCAGCCGTTTCGTGTCGATTGCTCGATCACGATCTTCCTTGAGGACCCCGACAGTTACGAAGGCGGCGAACTGATTATCGATACCGCGCCAGGCACCCAGCGCATCAAGCTACCGCCGGGCGACGCCATTCTTTACCCGACCCACTTTATCCACCGCGTCGACGAGGTTACGCAGGGTGAGCGGCTTGCCGTCGTCACCTGGATCGAGAGTACCGTACGCGACCCCGCGCGCCGTCAGATCCTGTTTGAACTGGCGGCGGTCGCCGAAGACTTGCATCAGCGCGCCCCTGAGTCCGACGCCTTCATGACACTCGAGAAGGCGCGCTTCAACCTGCTCAGGATGTGGGCGGACACCTGA
- a CDS encoding SDR family oxidoreductase: protein MTGRLDGKTAVVTGGTKGIGRGIVDRFLSEGATVVVTARSAPDQPFIDGAAAHFLPGDVAKPDHANAVVGAALERTGRVDILVNNAAIQVEKALPDTTEDEWDRIFDVNVKSVFNFCRAALAQMTKAGTGSIINIGSYDGFIADPGLAAYCATKGAVHALSRAIAVDHGGQGVRCNVICPGWIKTEMMDAYLASVPNPEEAAKLLDANQPIGRIGRPDDIASLALWLASDESAFTTGQLMVCDGGLTARASQP from the coding sequence ATGACAGGCAGATTGGATGGCAAAACGGCGGTCGTGACCGGCGGCACCAAGGGCATCGGGCGCGGCATTGTCGATCGCTTTTTAAGCGAAGGCGCTACCGTCGTGGTGACGGCGCGCAGCGCACCTGACCAGCCGTTCATCGACGGGGCGGCGGCGCACTTCTTGCCCGGTGATGTCGCGAAGCCCGACCATGCGAACGCCGTTGTCGGCGCCGCACTTGAGCGCACTGGCAGGGTCGACATTCTGGTGAACAATGCCGCCATTCAGGTCGAAAAGGCCCTACCCGACACCACCGAGGATGAGTGGGACCGAATCTTCGACGTCAACGTGAAGAGCGTTTTCAATTTCTGCCGGGCTGCCCTGGCGCAGATGACAAAGGCGGGGACCGGATCGATCATCAACATCGGCTCTTATGACGGCTTCATCGCCGATCCGGGGCTCGCGGCCTATTGCGCCACCAAGGGTGCCGTTCATGCGTTGTCGCGAGCCATCGCGGTCGATCACGGCGGCCAGGGTGTCCGCTGTAATGTCATCTGCCCGGGCTGGATCAAGACCGAGATGATGGACGCCTACCTCGCCAGCGTCCCCAATCCTGAGGAAGCGGCGAAGTTGCTGGATGCGAACCAGCCGATTGGGCGAATCGGTCGTCCCGACGATATCGCCAGCCTTGCCTTATGGCTGGCGAGTGACGAAAGCGCCTTCACCACAGGTCAGTTGATGGTCTGCGACGGCGGTCTGACCGCCCGGGCGTCCCAGCCGTGA